In [Leptolyngbya] sp. PCC 7376, a genomic segment contains:
- a CDS encoding SulP family inorganic anion transporter, protein MSVVNKISFRNFKGDFYGGLTAAVVALPMALAFGIASGAGAAAGIWGAILIGFFASLFGGTPSLISEPTGPMTVILTAVITELVANNPENGLAMGFTVVVLAGVFQILFGVFRLGKYITMLPYNVISGFMTGIGVILIFLQIAPFLGQATPKGGVLGVLRSLPSLLSNASPVEAGLGVLTLAILFFYPNKLKTILPPQLTALVIGTIISILFLGNIEIRTIATIGEITPGLPSLQIPYFSMADARLIVVNALILATVGCIDCLLTCLVADSLTRTEHNSNKELIGQGVANIITGLFGGVAGSGATTATVVSVQAGGRTAMAGIVRAFVLLIIALWAAPLTSGIPLAVLAGIVLKVGIDIIDWGFLKRVHKISWKAAGIVYSVILLTVFVDLMIAVGVGVFIANILTIDRLSSVQKDAVKAITDVDDQIILGSEEKRILDLANGKLLLFHLNGPMIFGVAKAIAREHSAIDSYDVLIVDLEEVPVVGVTSALAIENAIQEALDVGREVVVVGATGKVRDRLEKLGIAGMIPEEHWMKDRLMALEEGLRMIEDRQGMPMGTLA, encoded by the coding sequence ATGAGCGTTGTTAACAAAATTTCCTTTCGAAATTTTAAAGGAGATTTTTATGGAGGCTTAACCGCTGCTGTTGTTGCTTTGCCGATGGCTCTCGCCTTTGGTATTGCATCCGGTGCTGGAGCCGCTGCCGGGATCTGGGGAGCCATATTAATCGGCTTCTTTGCATCTTTGTTCGGCGGAACACCTAGCTTGATCTCCGAACCCACCGGTCCCATGACCGTGATCTTGACTGCCGTTATTACCGAGCTTGTTGCCAATAATCCAGAAAACGGTTTGGCAATGGGTTTTACCGTTGTGGTTTTGGCTGGTGTATTCCAAATATTATTTGGGGTATTCCGTCTCGGTAAGTACATCACCATGCTGCCCTATAACGTCATTTCTGGCTTTATGACAGGCATTGGTGTCATCCTGATTTTCTTGCAAATTGCACCATTTCTCGGTCAGGCAACTCCCAAAGGTGGTGTGCTAGGCGTACTTCGCAGCCTCCCTTCGCTGCTGAGCAATGCAAGTCCTGTAGAAGCAGGTTTGGGTGTCTTAACCCTTGCAATTTTGTTCTTTTATCCCAACAAGCTAAAGACGATTTTGCCTCCTCAGCTTACAGCGTTGGTTATCGGAACAATCATTTCTATCTTGTTCCTCGGCAACATTGAGATTAGGACGATCGCCACAATTGGAGAGATCACGCCTGGTTTACCTTCCTTGCAGATCCCTTATTTCTCCATGGCAGATGCACGTCTGATCGTGGTGAATGCACTTATCCTGGCGACAGTGGGTTGTATTGATTGTCTTTTGACTTGTCTCGTTGCAGATAGTTTGACCCGTACAGAGCACAACTCCAACAAAGAGTTAATTGGTCAAGGTGTCGCAAATATTATTACTGGTTTATTCGGTGGTGTCGCTGGTTCTGGTGCTACAACGGCAACGGTTGTCAGTGTTCAGGCTGGTGGTCGTACGGCAATGGCCGGTATTGTCCGCGCTTTTGTTCTCTTAATTATTGCGCTTTGGGCTGCACCTCTAACCTCTGGTATCCCCCTCGCTGTACTCGCGGGTATCGTTCTTAAGGTGGGTATCGATATTATTGACTGGGGTTTCCTCAAGCGTGTCCACAAGATTTCTTGGAAAGCAGCAGGTATTGTCTACAGCGTTATTCTTCTCACCGTCTTCGTTGACCTCATGATTGCGGTTGGTGTCGGTGTATTTATCGCGAACATTCTCACTATTGACCGTCTCTCCTCTGTTCAAAAAGACGCGGTTAAAGCAATTACAGACGTTGATGACCAAATTATTCTTGGTTCTGAAGAGAAGCGAATTCTAGACCTTGCCAACGGTAAACTCCTTCTTTTCCACCTCAATGGCCCCATGATCTTTGGTGTCGCTAAGGCGATCGCCCGTGAGCATAGTGCAATTGATAGCTATGACGTTCTCATTGTGGATTTAGAGGAAGTTCCAGTAGTTGGTGTGACTTCAGCTCTAGCGATTGAAAATGCAATCCAAGAAGCATTGGATGTAGGTCGTGAAGTTGTCGTTGTTGGTGCAACTGGTAAAGTCCGCGATCGCCTCGAAAAACTTGGTATTGCAGGCATGATCCCTGAAGAGCATTGGATGAAAGATCGTCTTATGGCTTTAGAAGAAGGTCTACGGATGATTGAAGATAGACAAGGTATGCCAATGGGCACTTTAGCTTAA
- a CDS encoding cation-transporting P-type ATPase encodes MTQRPSSQHSFHDLSTQKVLDDFGSNLEQGLSAEQVAQRYETYGWNELTFKSGKPAWLRFLLQFHQPLLYILLFAGVVKAFLGSWTNAAVIWGVTVVNAVIGYLQEAKAEGAIASLAKAVTTEASVLRDQQPLRIPSKDLVPGDLVMLASGDKVPADLRLVATRNLQIDESALTGEAVPVEKNPESLPLDTPLAERNNMAYAGSFVTFGQGRGIVVATANATEMGQISQSMERQVSLQTPLTRKFSKFSRTLLYAILTLATLTFAIGLGQGESWVYMFEAAIALAVSAIPEGLPAVVTITLAIGVNRMASRHAIIRKLPAVEALGSATVVCSDKTGTLTENQMTVQAIYAGQEHYSVSGGGYSAKGEICRQDDRRANCHLDGELPSTLAECLLAGLLCNDSQLKQTGEDWSVVGDPTEGALISSAAKAGFSQTGFAATKPRLDVIPFESEYQYMATLHDGEARTIYVKGSVESILSRCGQMFDEQGQSIPVEQDTITQVVNDMAAQGLRVLAFAKKEVKEHQHSVDHEDIVANLMFLGLQGMIDPPRPEAIAAVHACQKAGIRVKMITGDHIKTAQAIAQRMGINTAGEVTAFEGRQLVEMDKTQLARTAETGSVFARVAPAQKLQLVEALQLKGDIVAMTGDGVNDAPALKQADIGIAMGKGGTEVARESADMLLTDDNFASIEAAVEEGRTVYQNLRKAIAFLLPVNGGESMTILISALLARDLPILSLQVLWLNMINSITMTVPLAFEAKSPDIMQSVPRNPNEPLITKLLLRRILAVSAFNWILIFGMFEWAKSTTGDVTIARTMAIQALVAARVIYLLSISQLGRSLLLYLRGKTQTITNAPFLLVGILVAIVLQIVFSQWSVMNRLFDTAPLTFSQGLICLIPMLPMIPLAIFANRIDP; translated from the coding sequence ATGACGCAACGACCATCATCACAGCACTCTTTCCACGATTTATCTACACAAAAGGTACTCGATGATTTTGGCAGTAATTTAGAACAAGGATTATCAGCAGAGCAAGTTGCCCAGCGTTATGAAACCTATGGCTGGAATGAGCTCACCTTCAAATCAGGAAAGCCTGCTTGGCTAAGATTTTTATTGCAATTCCATCAGCCTTTGCTCTATATTTTGCTGTTCGCTGGGGTTGTGAAAGCATTTTTGGGATCTTGGACAAATGCCGCTGTTATCTGGGGCGTAACAGTTGTGAATGCTGTTATTGGTTATCTCCAAGAAGCAAAAGCTGAAGGGGCGATCGCCTCCCTTGCTAAAGCAGTGACAACGGAAGCCAGTGTATTGCGAGATCAGCAGCCTTTGCGCATTCCCTCAAAAGATCTGGTGCCGGGTGATCTAGTGATGTTGGCATCGGGTGATAAAGTCCCCGCAGATCTCCGATTAGTCGCCACGCGCAATCTGCAAATTGATGAATCCGCTCTAACGGGAGAAGCTGTTCCCGTTGAGAAAAATCCCGAATCCTTACCGCTGGATACTCCTCTCGCTGAACGCAATAACATGGCCTATGCGGGAAGTTTTGTGACCTTTGGGCAGGGTCGCGGCATTGTGGTTGCCACAGCGAATGCCACGGAAATGGGGCAAATTTCCCAATCGATGGAGCGACAAGTTAGTCTCCAAACGCCCCTCACCCGTAAGTTTTCGAAGTTTAGTCGTACGCTTCTCTATGCCATTTTGACCCTTGCAACCTTGACCTTTGCCATTGGTTTGGGTCAGGGAGAATCTTGGGTTTATATGTTTGAGGCGGCGATCGCCCTGGCGGTGAGTGCCATTCCTGAGGGTTTGCCCGCAGTGGTCACTATTACTTTGGCGATTGGAGTTAATCGGATGGCAAGTCGCCATGCCATTATTCGTAAGCTTCCTGCCGTAGAAGCATTAGGAAGTGCAACGGTGGTTTGTTCTGATAAAACCGGAACCCTCACCGAAAATCAAATGACGGTACAGGCGATTTATGCGGGACAAGAGCATTATTCCGTCAGTGGTGGGGGTTACAGTGCTAAGGGAGAAATTTGTCGTCAAGATGATCGGCGTGCCAATTGTCATCTTGATGGAGAGTTGCCCTCTACCCTCGCCGAATGTTTGTTAGCAGGATTACTGTGCAATGATTCTCAGCTTAAACAAACTGGTGAAGATTGGTCGGTGGTGGGCGACCCGACGGAGGGAGCATTAATCAGTTCGGCGGCCAAAGCAGGGTTTAGTCAAACGGGATTTGCGGCAACGAAACCCCGTTTAGATGTCATTCCTTTTGAGTCGGAATATCAATATATGGCGACTCTCCATGATGGGGAAGCTCGCACAATTTACGTGAAAGGCTCGGTGGAATCTATCCTCAGTCGCTGTGGTCAAATGTTCGATGAGCAAGGTCAATCGATTCCCGTCGAACAAGACACAATTACTCAGGTGGTTAATGACATGGCAGCTCAAGGGCTGCGGGTGCTAGCGTTTGCGAAAAAAGAAGTTAAGGAACATCAGCATTCTGTTGACCATGAAGATATTGTCGCGAATTTAATGTTCTTGGGATTGCAGGGCATGATTGACCCGCCCAGACCAGAGGCGATCGCCGCAGTCCATGCCTGTCAGAAAGCAGGAATTCGCGTCAAAATGATTACGGGTGACCACATTAAAACTGCTCAGGCGATCGCTCAACGGATGGGCATCAATACTGCTGGTGAGGTTACAGCGTTTGAAGGACGGCAATTGGTGGAGATGGATAAAACTCAGCTTGCCCGCACCGCCGAAACCGGATCCGTATTTGCACGCGTTGCCCCAGCCCAAAAATTACAACTGGTGGAAGCTCTCCAATTAAAAGGCGATATCGTTGCCATGACTGGCGATGGAGTGAATGATGCTCCCGCTCTCAAACAGGCCGATATTGGTATTGCGATGGGTAAAGGTGGCACAGAAGTTGCCCGCGAATCGGCTGATATGCTCCTCACTGACGATAATTTTGCCTCCATCGAAGCAGCAGTAGAGGAAGGTCGCACTGTCTATCAAAATCTGCGTAAGGCGATCGCCTTTTTATTGCCGGTTAATGGTGGCGAATCGATGACCATTTTGATCAGTGCGTTGCTGGCACGCGATCTACCCATTTTGTCATTGCAGGTGTTGTGGCTGAACATGATTAACTCGATCACCATGACGGTTCCCCTCGCCTTTGAAGCGAAATCCCCAGACATCATGCAGTCCGTACCGCGCAACCCCAATGAACCACTGATCACCAAACTATTGCTGCGACGAATTTTGGCAGTCTCTGCATTTAACTGGATTCTGATTTTTGGGATGTTTGAATGGGCGAAATCAACCACTGGCGATGTGACGATTGCCCGAACAATGGCAATTCAGGCCTTAGTTGCAGCGCGGGTCATTTATCTCCTCAGCATTAGTCAGTTAGGTCGCAGTTTGCTGCTATATCTACGCGGCAAAACCCAAACCATTACCAATGCACCATTTTTACTTGTGGGAATTCTTGTGGCGATCGTCCTACAAATTGTCTTTAGCCAATGGAGTGTCATGAATCGTCTTTTCGACACAGCGCCACTTACTTTCTCCCAAGGGTTAATTTGTCTCATTCCAATGCTACCAATGATTCCATTAGCAATCTTTGCCAATCGTATCGATCCCTAA